A genomic window from Acidobacteriota bacterium includes:
- a CDS encoding reverse transcriptase domain-containing protein, producing MLNLVDIAAAKAKKYFLKGSSYLTSDLPSYMSFEPILTSVDGIMNSRSYPTFKKEPPESLPDVNYSLDTNKDGRFSWRPYELIHPALYVSLVNLICLPENWNTICNHLRSSNQSAVEWCSPPLMSTDHQKDQAIQIRNWWQQVEQRSLELSLEFNHLLQTDVSDCYGSLYTHSIPWALHGLEESKNRKRDPSLLGNRIDKHIQASRYGQTNGIPQGSTLMDLVAEIVLVYVDSLITESLKGVGNFKILRYRDDYRIFTNDDSKGEFILKVVSHSLRRAGMKLGTAKTTTHDNVIEGSIKRDKLAGIDLQDLGTTNAKTAQKQLLRLHSFGRRFPNSGSLRRLVSEFHSNLDKTKDNVRDLDVLAAIATDIAVVSPATFPAVAGILSRLISFSPNQKKAALWKKVQSRLKRVPYNGYLQIWLQRIAQPLSDTISFKSEEPLCQIIDGEDAQIWNNSWISSIELKKALGVSRIRIGSASEASEIIQPEEVELFRRNALRY from the coding sequence ATGCTGAACCTAGTCGACATCGCAGCAGCAAAGGCGAAGAAATATTTCCTCAAGGGAAGCAGCTACCTCACTAGCGACCTACCAAGCTATATGAGCTTTGAGCCGATTCTGACCAGCGTTGACGGAATCATGAATAGCCGAAGCTACCCCACCTTCAAGAAAGAGCCACCGGAGTCGCTTCCGGATGTCAACTACAGCCTCGACACGAATAAGGATGGAAGATTCTCATGGCGGCCATACGAACTAATTCATCCAGCCCTCTACGTCTCGCTCGTGAACTTGATCTGTTTACCAGAGAATTGGAACACAATCTGCAATCACCTGCGGTCATCCAATCAGAGCGCGGTCGAGTGGTGCAGTCCCCCCTTGATGTCGACCGATCACCAGAAAGATCAGGCGATACAGATCCGAAACTGGTGGCAACAGGTCGAGCAACGTTCCCTGGAACTGTCACTAGAATTCAACCACTTACTTCAGACCGACGTATCCGACTGCTACGGATCCCTTTACACCCATAGCATCCCATGGGCCCTTCACGGCCTTGAAGAATCGAAGAATCGAAAGAGAGACCCATCGCTACTAGGAAACAGAATCGATAAGCATATTCAGGCAAGCCGTTATGGACAGACCAATGGGATCCCACAAGGTTCAACCCTAATGGACCTAGTAGCGGAGATTGTCCTCGTCTATGTCGACAGCCTCATCACGGAGAGCCTCAAAGGGGTTGGCAATTTTAAAATCTTGAGATATCGAGATGACTACAGAATATTCACCAACGACGACTCCAAGGGCGAGTTCATACTCAAAGTAGTAAGCCACAGCCTGCGAAGAGCCGGCATGAAGCTCGGCACAGCAAAAACGACGACTCACGACAATGTCATAGAAGGATCTATCAAGAGAGACAAACTTGCCGGCATTGACCTCCAAGACCTCGGCACTACAAATGCAAAGACCGCTCAAAAGCAACTCTTGAGACTTCACTCGTTTGGCAGGCGATTTCCGAACAGCGGAAGTCTTCGTCGACTAGTCTCAGAATTCCACTCCAACCTCGACAAGACGAAAGACAATGTCAGAGACCTAGACGTGTTAGCTGCCATTGCCACTGACATCGCAGTCGTCTCACCAGCAACCTTCCCTGCTGTGGCCGGGATCTTGAGTCGTCTAATCTCCTTTTCACCCAACCAAAAAAAAGCGGCGCTCTGGAAGAAGGTTCAGAGTCGCCTGAAGCGCGTCCCCTATAATGGATATCTTCAGATCTGGCTACAAAGAATCGCACAACCGCTCTCTGACACAATCTCCTTCAAGAGCGAGGAACCCCTTTGCCAAATCATCGATGGAGAAGATGCTCAAATCTGGAACAATAGCTGGATTTCGAGCATAGAGCTCAAGAAAGCACTCGGCGTCTCAAGGATCCGAATCGGATCAGCGTCAGAGGCTTCCGAGATCATCCAACCGGAAGAGGTCGAACTCTTCAGGCGAAACGCGCTGCGCTACTAA
- a CDS encoding glycosyltransferase family 2 protein has product MGNNAQEESRQPEVDISVVMPCLDEAEGVGICVEKALKAIEETGMTGEVVVSDNGSTDGSPEIATAAGARVVYESRKGYGSAYLNGFEAARGRYMVMGDADDTYPFENLEPFIEPLRDRGFDLVMGTRLKGKILPGAMSWSHRWIGNPILSGMLKLLFRTKISDSHCGMRSFTRDAYERMGLRTTGMEFASEMVVNSLRENLKIEEIPITYRPRIGESKLVGMRDAWRHVRFMLQFSPTYLFQLPGIVLMLIGLALVLLLGGGPREIFGQTWDYHPLLFGVAAAILGYNLLLFDVLAKAFSMGAGFARKGQWLPWLGKVFTLDRGLFIGALVFLVGLGLEIKIVLDWIASGYGELMAVRGVVIGMAAMVLGLQTFFASFLISLLTIERR; this is encoded by the coding sequence GTGGGCAATAACGCGCAAGAAGAGTCGCGGCAGCCGGAAGTCGACATTTCAGTAGTGATGCCTTGCCTCGACGAGGCCGAGGGGGTCGGAATTTGTGTCGAGAAGGCCCTCAAGGCGATCGAAGAGACCGGCATGACGGGCGAGGTGGTGGTGTCCGACAACGGCTCGACGGACGGCTCGCCGGAAATCGCCACGGCGGCCGGAGCGCGGGTGGTGTACGAATCCCGCAAGGGCTATGGCTCGGCCTATCTGAACGGCTTCGAGGCGGCTCGCGGTCGCTACATGGTGATGGGCGATGCCGACGACACCTACCCGTTCGAGAACCTCGAGCCCTTCATCGAGCCGCTGCGCGATCGCGGCTTCGACCTGGTGATGGGCACGCGCCTGAAGGGCAAGATCCTGCCCGGCGCGATGTCCTGGAGCCACCGCTGGATCGGCAACCCGATCCTCTCCGGCATGCTCAAGCTGCTGTTCCGCACCAAGATCTCCGACTCCCACTGCGGCATGCGCTCCTTCACCCGCGACGCCTACGAGCGCATGGGCCTGCGCACCACCGGCATGGAGTTCGCTTCGGAGATGGTGGTCAACTCGCTGCGCGAGAACCTCAAGATCGAGGAGATTCCGATCACCTATCGGCCGCGCATCGGCGAGTCGAAGCTGGTCGGCATGCGCGACGCCTGGCGCCACGTGCGCTTCATGCTGCAGTTCTCGCCGACCTACCTGTTCCAGCTCCCGGGCATCGTGCTGATGCTGATCGGCCTCGCCCTGGTGCTGCTGTTGGGTGGCGGCCCACGGGAGATCTTCGGCCAGACCTGGGACTACCACCCGCTGCTCTTCGGCGTGGCGGCGGCCATCCTGGGCTACAACCTGCTGCTCTTCGATGTCCTCGCCAAAGCCTTTTCGATGGGCGCCGGCTTCGCGCGCAAAGGGCAGTGGTTACCGTGGTTGGGGAAGGTTTTCACCCTCGACCGCGGCCTGTTCATCGGAGCGCTGGTCTTCCTGGTAGGCCTCGGCCTCGAGATCAAGATCGTCCTCGACTGGATCGCTTCCGGCTATGGCGAGCTGATGGCGGTGCGCGGCGTGGTGATCGGCATGGCGGCGATGGTGCTGGGTCTGCAGACCTTCTTCGCCTCGTTCTTGATCAGCCTGTTGACCATCGAGCGTCGCTGA
- a CDS encoding lysylphosphatidylglycerol synthase domain-containing protein — translation MNEPASPDGGRRWLFVLARWLVPVLLLAVLLWRIPLAELRQHFGAGPVAWIALYVLVQVGVTLLADGWATQVALIAAGIRRSFGAVLLVRGASYLLSVLNFLLGQGGIGIYLVKTGVSAARSTGVALLVSVVALSNLLVVGFLALVAYRGTLFVPGLLPAVGFAMAAWLAYLVVVAKPPAWLRRRDWLGPLTGIGLGPHLKAFAGRLPHTFLLLLGHWGGLRLWGVEVPLGEGMALIAIVLLITALPIAPAGLGTFQAAQVWLLSPYVVDGSGEAGILAFSLTYHACGMLTQVLYGALCLGPAMRVTARYAALVQDGDPGP, via the coding sequence GTGAACGAGCCCGCCTCGCCGGACGGCGGTCGCCGTTGGCTCTTCGTTCTGGCTCGCTGGCTGGTGCCGGTCCTCTTGCTGGCGGTTTTGCTGTGGCGCATTCCCCTCGCCGAGTTGCGACAGCACTTCGGAGCCGGGCCGGTGGCCTGGATCGCCCTCTACGTCCTGGTGCAGGTCGGCGTCACCCTGCTGGCCGATGGCTGGGCGACCCAGGTGGCGCTGATCGCTGCCGGTATACGGCGATCCTTCGGCGCGGTGCTGTTGGTGCGCGGAGCTTCCTACCTCCTGTCGGTGCTCAACTTCCTGCTCGGTCAGGGCGGTATCGGAATCTATCTGGTGAAGACCGGGGTGTCGGCAGCTCGCTCGACGGGGGTGGCGCTGCTGGTTTCGGTGGTGGCGCTGAGCAATCTCCTGGTGGTCGGCTTTCTGGCGCTGGTTGCGTACCGGGGCACCCTTTTCGTGCCGGGTTTGCTGCCGGCGGTTGGTTTCGCGATGGCGGCCTGGCTGGCCTATCTCGTGGTGGTGGCGAAGCCGCCGGCCTGGCTGCGGCGGCGAGACTGGCTGGGCCCGCTCACCGGCATCGGTCTCGGGCCGCATCTCAAGGCCTTCGCCGGGCGCTTGCCGCACACCTTTCTGCTGTTGCTCGGGCACTGGGGCGGTCTGCGTTTGTGGGGCGTCGAGGTGCCGCTGGGCGAAGGCATGGCGCTGATCGCGATTGTTCTCCTGATCACCGCCCTGCCGATCGCGCCGGCGGGCCTCGGGACTTTCCAGGCGGCCCAGGTGTGGCTGCTCAGCCCCTACGTGGTGGATGGCAGCGGCGAGGCCGGCATTCTGGCCTTCAGCCTGACCTACCACGCCTGCGGCATGCTGACCCAGGTGCTCTACGGCGCCCTTTGCCTCGGTCCGGCGATGCGGGTGACGGCGCGGTACGCCGCCTTGGTGCAGGACGGAGATCCCGGGCCGTGA
- a CDS encoding glycosyltransferase family 4 protein produces MTPLRIGVVTHYMPPHQGGIERVAESLFQAYRQEGWEVRWLASDDPAKAGEEGGRVRVPTWNVLERRLGVPIPVWGPAAWRRLSELVRWADVVHVHDCLYPGSYFAVRWSRRRGVPVFLTQHIGFVEYGLRLLNGIESVAYRTLGRRTLRGVDRIVLATPSAETWLADLLPAGPAVPPRQKIYNGIDLERFRPPTPEERRAEREHLGLDPGGGPVVLFVGRLVEKKGIPVVVETVRRCPEVRFVLVGDGPLDGMVRELVTELGSAVVHRPSVAPEEMQRLYWAADAFFLPSYGEGLPLVVQEAMACGLPALVSEDEPFSREVVAAADGGCLSAERTAEAMAAALPALFAEERSVAARRHAEAHWGFAAMAGFYGDIVRGLTGDGRGRRHG; encoded by the coding sequence GTGACCCCTCTTCGGATCGGCGTCGTCACCCACTACATGCCGCCTCACCAAGGCGGCATCGAGCGGGTGGCCGAGTCCCTCTTCCAGGCCTATCGGCAAGAGGGCTGGGAGGTGCGCTGGCTGGCGAGCGATGATCCGGCGAAGGCCGGCGAGGAAGGTGGCCGGGTGCGGGTGCCGACCTGGAATGTGCTCGAACGGCGTTTGGGGGTGCCGATTCCAGTCTGGGGACCGGCCGCCTGGCGGCGGCTGTCGGAGCTGGTCCGCTGGGCTGATGTGGTGCACGTCCACGATTGTCTCTATCCGGGCAGCTATTTCGCCGTGCGCTGGTCGCGGCGACGCGGAGTGCCGGTTTTTCTGACTCAGCACATCGGCTTTGTGGAGTACGGCCTGCGGCTGCTCAACGGCATCGAGAGCGTCGCCTACCGGACGTTGGGGCGTCGCACCCTGCGTGGGGTCGATCGCATCGTCCTGGCGACGCCCAGCGCCGAGACCTGGCTCGCGGACCTGCTGCCCGCCGGGCCGGCGGTGCCGCCGCGGCAAAAGATTTACAACGGCATCGATCTCGAGCGTTTCCGGCCGCCGACTCCAGAGGAGCGCCGGGCGGAGCGCGAGCACCTCGGGCTGGATCCCGGGGGTGGGCCGGTGGTGCTGTTCGTCGGCCGATTGGTGGAAAAGAAGGGCATTCCGGTGGTGGTGGAAACGGTGCGCCGCTGTCCCGAGGTGCGCTTCGTGTTGGTCGGCGACGGTCCCCTCGACGGCATGGTGCGCGAGCTGGTGACCGAGCTCGGCTCGGCGGTAGTGCATCGGCCCTCGGTGGCGCCGGAGGAGATGCAGCGCCTCTACTGGGCTGCCGATGCCTTCTTCTTGCCCTCCTACGGTGAGGGCTTGCCGCTGGTGGTGCAGGAGGCGATGGCCTGCGGGCTGCCGGCGCTGGTCTCCGAAGACGAGCCCTTCAGCCGCGAGGTGGTGGCGGCGGCCGATGGCGGCTGCCTGTCGGCCGAGCGCACCGCCGAGGCGATGGCGGCGGCGTTGCCGGCGCTCTTCGCCGAGGAGCGCAGCGTCGCCGCCCGCCGTCACGCCGAGGCCCATTGGGGATTTGCGGCGATGGCAGGTTTCTACGGCGATATCGTACGGGGCCTGACCGGCGATGGGAGAGGACGACGGCATGGCTGA
- a CDS encoding class I SAM-dependent methyltransferase — translation MAERRAWTADDIVELDLATWEKMPLLASLLEGRCEGPALDIGAGLGYYSRKLLAPRIEPTVSLDIVLSSLLAGGLLPCCGSADGLPFPTDTFGTILLTDVLEHCPDDRVVLDEVCRVLRPGGHLIVTVPSLEWGFPDFLDLIGVESVHEQEGPERHFTAGYQVKDLEERLQRAGLEPVEVRSLMRLGSKLMLDAIALVHLWLERGIRKRDSWTWGDLVASPPPGLRFYEKVFPLVRRVHWLLGKLPPRTGFELAVVARKG, via the coding sequence ATGGCTGAGCGTAGGGCGTGGACCGCCGACGACATCGTGGAGCTGGATCTCGCCACCTGGGAGAAGATGCCGCTTCTGGCCTCGCTGCTCGAAGGTCGCTGCGAGGGTCCAGCCCTCGATATCGGTGCCGGCCTGGGCTACTACTCGCGCAAGCTGCTGGCGCCGCGGATCGAGCCCACCGTCTCCCTCGACATTGTGCTCTCGTCGCTGCTCGCTGGCGGCTTGCTGCCCTGCTGCGGCAGCGCCGACGGCCTGCCTTTCCCGACCGATACCTTCGGCACCATCCTGCTGACGGATGTCCTCGAGCACTGCCCGGACGACCGCGTCGTGCTCGACGAGGTCTGCCGGGTGCTGCGCCCCGGCGGCCACCTGATCGTCACCGTGCCCTCCCTCGAATGGGGTTTCCCGGACTTCCTCGACCTGATCGGCGTCGAGTCGGTGCACGAGCAGGAGGGCCCGGAGCGCCACTTCACCGCCGGGTACCAGGTGAAGGATCTCGAGGAGCGGCTGCAGCGGGCCGGCCTCGAGCCGGTCGAGGTGCGCTCGCTGATGCGCCTGGGCTCGAAGCTGATGCTCGACGCAATCGCCTTGGTGCATCTCTGGCTCGAGCGCGGCATCCGCAAGCGCGACTCCTGGACCTGGGGGGACCTGGTGGCGTCACCGCCGCCGGGGCTGCGTTTCTACGAGAAGGTCTTCCCGCTGGTGCGCCGAGTCCACTGGCTGCTCGGCAAGCTGCCGCCGCGCACCGGCTTCGAGCTCGCGGTGGTCGCCCGCAAGGGCTGA
- a CDS encoding class I SAM-dependent methyltransferase: MNAYRQRVLEHLRRVLGPIAPVPRALDFGSGDGWFAQQLTAEGLITEVVPVDVQRRSQHFVEPQLYDGERLPFEDRSFDLVYAVDVLHHTPDPPTSLRDLLRCSRSAFVLKDHNHQSWLGKLTLSLLDEAGNRRFGVPSLYHYQRRWDWLPVIAEAGFHQDELDSKIVCEERPGLSLFVNKFQFIGRWTRA, translated from the coding sequence TTGAACGCCTACCGGCAGAGGGTTCTCGAACATCTTCGCCGCGTCCTAGGCCCGATCGCCCCGGTCCCTCGCGCCCTCGACTTCGGCAGCGGCGACGGCTGGTTCGCCCAGCAGCTCACGGCCGAAGGCCTGATCACCGAGGTCGTTCCGGTCGACGTTCAGCGACGCAGCCAACACTTCGTCGAGCCCCAGCTCTACGACGGCGAGCGCCTGCCCTTCGAAGACCGCTCCTTCGACCTCGTCTATGCCGTCGACGTCCTGCACCACACGCCGGACCCACCGACCAGCCTGCGCGACTTGCTGCGCTGCAGTCGTTCCGCCTTCGTGTTGAAAGACCACAACCACCAGAGCTGGCTCGGCAAGCTCACCCTCTCGTTGCTCGACGAGGCCGGCAATCGCCGCTTCGGCGTGCCCTCCCTCTACCACTACCAGCGGCGCTGGGACTGGCTGCCGGTGATCGCAGAAGCGGGCTTTCACCAGGACGAGCTGGATTCGAAGATCGTCTGCGAAGAGCGCCCCGGCCTGTCGCTGTTCGTCAACAAGTTCCAGTTCATCGGCCGCTGGACGCGGGCCTAG
- a CDS encoding SRPBCC family protein has protein sequence MTFNAPPIEIERHGSTYTLTTEQWLPRSLDELFPFYADAYNLERITPPILRFRVITPRPIEMKAGALIDYRLRLRGLPIRWRTRIAAWEPPYRFFDEQIRGPYRLWYHQHTFEERDGGTLVRDQVDYRMLFGRLAHPLIVGRDVRRIFAFRSQALAEIFGRDAAA, from the coding sequence ATGACCTTCAACGCCCCGCCGATCGAGATCGAACGTCACGGCAGCACCTACACCCTCACCACCGAGCAGTGGCTACCGCGTTCCCTCGACGAGCTCTTTCCGTTCTACGCCGACGCCTACAACCTCGAGCGCATCACGCCGCCCATCCTGCGCTTCCGAGTGATCACGCCGCGGCCGATCGAGATGAAGGCCGGTGCCCTGATCGACTACCGCCTGCGGCTGCGCGGCCTGCCGATCCGCTGGCGCACCCGCATCGCCGCCTGGGAGCCGCCCTACCGCTTCTTCGACGAGCAGATTCGCGGACCGTATCGCCTGTGGTACCACCAGCACACCTTTGAGGAGCGCGACGGCGGCACCCTGGTGCGCGACCAGGTGGACTACCGCATGCTCTTCGGGCGCCTCGCCCATCCCCTGATCGTCGGCCGCGACGTGCGCCGCATCTTCGCCTTCCGCAGCCAGGCCCTGGCCGAGATCTTCGGCCGAGACGCCGCCGCCTGA
- a CDS encoding SelL-related redox protein produces the protein MPSSNPTWMRRVLLLAAAYNLLWGAWVVLWPQQLFQWLSMEPPLYPGIWQCVGMIVGVYGIGYGIAARDPFRHWPIVLVGFLGKIFGPIGFLAAALEGELPWAFGLTLPTNDLVWWAPFAIILWSAFRHGQRRTGATLDLDELLAVSRTSHGPTTAELSHQRPVLMVLLRHFGCTFCRQTLADLAERRAALDGGGVTIVLVHQSTDNRAAEHFARYQLDDLPRISDPDCSFYRAARLPRGTFGQLFGRRVWWQGFRAAIFGGHGIGRLEGDGFQMPGAFLVHRGQVTAMQRYHSAADRPDLLTFTEKHRPAK, from the coding sequence ATGCCTTCTTCCAACCCAACATGGATGCGCCGGGTCCTGCTGCTGGCCGCCGCCTACAACCTGCTCTGGGGCGCGTGGGTGGTGCTGTGGCCGCAGCAGCTCTTCCAGTGGCTGTCGATGGAGCCGCCGCTCTACCCCGGCATCTGGCAGTGCGTCGGCATGATCGTCGGCGTCTACGGCATCGGCTACGGCATCGCCGCCCGCGATCCTTTCCGTCACTGGCCGATCGTCTTGGTCGGCTTCCTCGGCAAGATCTTCGGCCCGATCGGTTTTCTCGCCGCCGCCCTCGAAGGCGAGCTGCCCTGGGCCTTCGGGCTCACCCTGCCGACCAACGACCTGGTGTGGTGGGCGCCCTTCGCGATCATCCTGTGGTCTGCCTTCCGCCACGGCCAGCGCCGCACCGGCGCCACCCTCGACCTCGACGAGCTCCTCGCCGTGTCGCGCACCTCCCACGGTCCGACCACCGCCGAGCTGTCGCACCAACGGCCGGTGCTGATGGTGCTGCTGCGCCACTTCGGCTGCACCTTCTGCCGCCAGACCCTGGCCGACCTCGCAGAGCGCCGCGCCGCCCTCGACGGCGGCGGCGTGACCATCGTTCTGGTGCACCAATCGACGGACAACCGCGCCGCCGAGCACTTCGCTCGCTACCAGCTCGACGACCTGCCGCGCATCAGCGACCCGGACTGCTCCTTCTACCGCGCCGCCCGCCTGCCCCGCGGCACCTTCGGGCAGCTCTTCGGCAGGCGCGTCTGGTGGCAGGGATTCCGCGCCGCCATCTTCGGCGGCCACGGCATCGGCCGACTCGAGGGCGACGGCTTTCAGATGCCCGGCGCCTTCCTCGTCCACCGCGGCCAAGTCACCGCCATGCAGCGGTACCATTCCGCCGCCGACCGCCCCGACCTCCTGACTTTCACCGAGAAACACAGGCCCGCGAAATGA
- a CDS encoding VWA domain-containing protein → MRYLTCGILLALFAALPVAAKQTYKNSEGEYRKTTRATIEQLPEKYRAWMREVELIITDDEVGAFLEIEKDYQRDAFIVRFWRIRDRFPDTARNEYKENWERRLEEAKSRYADLNEDRARFLLLNGFPHSFLEFRCSGLNPIEVWFYDTTEQIRRRAFLIFYRPGGISRYRLWRGRFDGIGALLDTISVSGGDIRGLQDIANKCRDGEALVAAIGFALNDPIGFEQLVAKMTVDSTGPSDEWIATFNTYSTDVPEGAETLPVKLDFAYPGRRQSRTAVQAAMTIARQDAGTSELADYRSYNFLVTGEVLQGEQLFDNFRYKFDFPVGEVATENIPIVLERFLRPGEYRMILKLEDVNGKRFFRTDQPLTVPRIEKGLPPPPPSDPETARLLAEANAAIAAGETTLKLVPPQGDLVTGYVRFDTLATGDTFAAVSFALDGQVVLTKKRPPFSVDLDLGQLPRSRTLVAMGLDDNGEELARDEILINANDNRFAVDLVEPRKGKTYSQSLRAIAAISIPEGLEAERVEFFLNETRLATLYQEPFEVNIVLPESEALAYVRAVAFLPDGNSTEDLVFVNAPEYLEEIDVQFVELYTTVLDRNGRPVEGLTQEQFSVTEDGQAQQIARFEKVENLPIHATLLLDISQSMDESLEDAKGAALGFFEQAIQPKDRAAFITFNDRPELRVKFSNDVNNLAGGLAGLKAERGTALYDSVIFSLYYFNGIRGQRALLVFSDGKDEASRFSFEDTLDFTRRAGVTIYTIALRDDAAHKKLVKLSQATGGQSFLISDISELEGVYDIIQQELRSKYLIAYQSNNTSDSRDFRSVELKVTPRGLEAKTIQGYYP, encoded by the coding sequence ATGCGATACCTGACCTGCGGAATCCTCCTCGCTTTGTTCGCCGCCCTGCCGGTGGCCGCCAAGCAAACCTACAAGAACAGCGAAGGGGAGTACCGCAAGACGACCCGGGCGACGATCGAGCAACTGCCGGAGAAGTACCGCGCCTGGATGCGCGAGGTCGAGCTGATCATCACCGACGACGAGGTCGGCGCCTTTCTCGAGATCGAGAAGGACTACCAGCGGGACGCTTTCATCGTGCGCTTCTGGCGCATTCGCGACCGCTTCCCGGACACCGCTCGCAACGAGTACAAGGAAAACTGGGAGAGACGCCTCGAGGAAGCCAAGAGCCGCTACGCGGATCTCAACGAGGACCGTGCCCGCTTCCTGCTGCTGAACGGCTTCCCGCACAGCTTTCTCGAGTTCCGCTGCTCGGGCCTCAACCCGATCGAGGTTTGGTTCTACGACACCACCGAGCAGATCCGGCGCCGCGCCTTCCTGATCTTCTACCGCCCCGGCGGCATCAGCCGCTATCGCCTCTGGCGCGGCCGCTTCGACGGCATCGGCGCCCTCCTCGACACCATCTCCGTTTCCGGTGGCGACATTCGCGGCCTGCAGGACATCGCCAACAAGTGTCGCGACGGCGAGGCCCTGGTCGCCGCCATCGGCTTCGCCCTCAACGACCCGATCGGCTTCGAGCAGCTGGTCGCCAAGATGACCGTCGACTCCACCGGTCCGAGCGACGAGTGGATCGCCACCTTCAACACTTACTCGACGGACGTTCCGGAAGGCGCCGAGACCCTTCCGGTGAAGCTCGATTTCGCCTACCCCGGCCGGCGCCAGAGTCGCACCGCGGTGCAGGCGGCGATGACCATCGCCCGCCAGGACGCCGGCACCTCGGAGCTCGCCGACTACCGCTCCTACAACTTCCTGGTCACCGGCGAGGTGCTGCAGGGGGAGCAACTCTTCGACAACTTCCGCTACAAGTTCGACTTCCCGGTCGGCGAGGTGGCGACGGAGAACATCCCGATCGTCCTCGAGCGCTTTCTGCGGCCCGGCGAGTACCGCATGATCCTCAAGCTCGAGGACGTCAACGGCAAGCGCTTCTTCCGCACCGACCAACCGTTGACGGTGCCGCGCATCGAGAAGGGCCTGCCGCCGCCACCGCCGAGCGATCCCGAGACCGCCCGCCTGCTGGCCGAGGCCAACGCCGCCATCGCCGCCGGCGAGACCACCTTGAAGCTGGTGCCGCCGCAGGGCGACCTGGTCACCGGCTACGTGCGCTTCGACACCCTCGCCACCGGCGACACCTTCGCCGCCGTCTCCTTCGCCCTCGACGGCCAGGTGGTGCTGACCAAGAAGCGTCCGCCCTTCAGCGTCGACCTCGACCTCGGCCAGCTGCCGCGCTCGCGCACCCTGGTGGCCATGGGCCTCGACGACAACGGCGAAGAGCTGGCGCGCGACGAGATCCTGATCAACGCCAACGACAATCGCTTCGCCGTCGACCTGGTGGAGCCGCGCAAGGGCAAGACCTACAGCCAGAGCCTGCGTGCCATCGCGGCGATCTCGATCCCCGAAGGCCTGGAGGCCGAGCGGGTCGAGTTCTTCCTCAACGAGACCCGCCTCGCGACCCTCTACCAGGAGCCCTTCGAGGTCAACATCGTGCTCCCCGAGAGCGAGGCCCTGGCCTACGTGCGGGCCGTCGCCTTCCTCCCCGACGGCAACTCCACCGAGGATCTGGTGTTCGTCAACGCTCCCGAGTACCTGGAGGAGATCGACGTCCAGTTCGTCGAGCTCTACACCACCGTCCTCGACCGCAACGGCCGACCCGTCGAAGGCCTCACCCAGGAGCAGTTCAGCGTCACCGAGGACGGCCAGGCGCAGCAGATCGCGCGCTTCGAGAAGGTCGAGAACCTGCCGATTCACGCCACCCTGCTGCTCGACATCTCGCAGTCCATGGACGAGAGCCTGGAAGACGCCAAGGGTGCCGCCCTCGGCTTCTTCGAGCAGGCCATCCAGCCCAAGGACCGCGCCGCCTTCATCACCTTCAACGACCGCCCCGAGCTGCGGGTCAAGTTCTCGAACGACGTCAACAACCTCGCCGGCGGCTTGGCCGGCCTCAAGGCGGAGCGCGGCACGGCGCTTTACGACAGCGTCATCTTCAGCCTCTACTACTTCAACGGCATCCGCGGCCAGCGCGCCCTGCTGGTGTTCTCCGACGGCAAGGACGAGGCCAGCCGCTTCTCCTTCGAGGACACCCTCGACTTCACCCGCCGCGCTGGCGTCACCATCTACACCATCGCCCTGCGCGACGACGCCGCCCACAAGAAGCTGGTCAAGCTCTCCCAGGCGACCGGCGGCCAGAGCTTCCTGATCTCGGACATCAGCGAGCTCGAAGGGGTCTACGACATCATCCAGCAGGAGCTGCGCTCGAAGTACCTGATCGCCTATCAGTCCAACAACACCAGCGACAGCCGCGACTTCCGCAGCGTCGAGCTGAAGGTGACGCCGCGCGGCCTCGAGGCCAAGACGATTCAGGGGTACTACCCCTAA